Genomic DNA from Candidatus Omnitrophota bacterium:
GAGCGTGAAATTTATCCCGCAGTCGCTCTCCCTGACGTTCCCGGCAACAAAATCACAATCCTCGTTGAAACCGAAGGTCACGACCTCATCGCACATCTTCCTGGTGGTTATGACGAGCATTTCGTCATCACCATTGACCACAGCCGAGCCGGCCTCTCCGACCCTTTTTATAAGGTCGAGCTTCTCTTTCCTGACGTTATCTACCGAACCGAAGAATTCCAGATGCGACGGCCCTGCATTCAATATCATCCCGCAATTCGGCTGGACGATGTCGGCCAGGTATCCTATCTCTCCCGCATGGTTCGTCCCCAGCTCTATCACCGCTATCTCATCCCTATCGTTCAATTTCAGAAGCGTAAGAGGGACGCCGATGAAATTATTCTCCGTCCCTTCGTTCTTCAGGACTTTGTATTTGGCGGACAGGATAAGCGCTAGCATATCCTTCGTGGTCGTCTTCCCGTTCGAGCCGGTCAGCGCGATCACCGGGATATCGAACCTGCTGCGGTGGAACTTCGCGATACCGCCCAGCGCCTTGACGGTATCCTTTACGAGGATCACCTCGAAACCGGCTTTAGGCGAGGGCATATCGCGGCTTACCACCGCCCCGGCGGCGCCCTTCCCGGCGGCTTCGACTACGAAATCATGGCCGTCAAAGTTAGGCCCTTTTACCGCTATGAAGAGCGAACCCTTTTCTATCTTCCTCGTGTCGGTCGATATATGCGAAAACACGCCCTCATGACCGCCGTTCGCCAACTGCCCGCCTGTCGCCTCTAAGATATCTTTTGTGTTATACAAATCTTTTTCGCGATCTCCCTGTCATCGAAAGCCACGGTCGTATTCTTCAATATCTGGTAAGTCTCGTGGCCTTTGCCGGCTATGAGGACGCAATCCCCTTCCCTCGCCGCGGAAAGGGCCTCCTCTATGGCCTTCAACCTGTCCGTTACCACTTTGTAATTCTTCTTTGATATCCCCGCGGTTATCTCGGCGATTATCGCCTCCGGCTCCTCGCTGCGCGGGTTATCGGATGTCACGATGACGAGATCCGCCATCTCGCTCGCCGCCTTCCCCATCCGCGGCCGTTTTGTCCTGTCGCGGTCCCCGCCGCAGCCGAATACCACGATTATCTTTTTCGCAATAAGGGGTTTTAACGCAGAGAGGACATTATACAGCGCGTCATCCGTATGCGCGTAATCCACGAATATCTTGAAAGGCTGGCCGCAGTCGACCGGCTCGAGCCTGCCAGGGACGGCCGTGAGGTTCTCTAACCCACTCTTGACCTCATCGACCAAAAACCCGAGGCTCATGCCGCAGGCGGCAGCGGCGGTCATATTATAGACGTTGTGCAGGCCGATGAGTTTTGAATTCACCTTCAGGCCACCCTTCGGCGAATTTATAGTGAACCTCGTCCCGTCCAACGAAAGCTTTATATCCGAAGCGAGATAATCGGCGACGAGTTTCGTCCCGTATGTCACGACCTTCCCTTTTGAGGCCTTGACGAGTTTCCTGCCCCACTCATCGTCTATATTTATCACGGCATACGCGCCGTCCTTAAGCCCTTCAAAGAGGCGGGATTTCGCCCTGAAATATCCGTCGAACGTCTTATGGTAATCGAGGTGGTCTCCGGTAAGGTTGGTGAATATAGCCGCGGAGAAATCTATGCCGCCTACCCTGTTCTGGTCGAGGGCGTGCGACGAGACCTCCATCACGAGGTAATCGCTGCCGTTCCTTACCATCTCGCCCATGAAACCGTAGAGTTCGACAGGCCCGGGCGTGGTGTTCGTCGCGGGTATGAGGCGCTTTCCTATCCTGTAACTTATCGTCCCTATGATGCCGGCCTTGTGGGCCGCGGCCGAGATGATGGAATCCATCAGATACGATATCGTCGTCTTGCCGTTTGTGCCGGTTATCCCGACGCAGGTCAGTTTCTCGATAGGCCTGCCGGAGAAATTATTGGCTATCTTCGGCGCCGCTGCCCTCGAGTCCCTGACGAATATCCTTGCGACGCCTTCGGGAAGCGCTGTATCTTTTTCCAGGACGACGGCGGAGGCGCCTTTGTCAACGGCCTCGTTCGCGAACTTATGGCCGTCGAAGTTCACGCCGGAGACCGCGATAAAAAGATGGTCTTTCCCGGCTGTCTTGGAATCGCTTGAGACGCCTTTAATGTCGATATCGAGGCCGCGCGGGAATTCCGACTGCGCCTTATACTCGACGTCTTTTAACAGGTCTTTGAGTTTCATCAATCCTCTATGCTCTGGAGCTCGACCGGCCTCTTGACCTCGGTTATACTCTGCGGCTTAATCTCCAGGTACCTTAAGGTATCCTTTACGACCCTGCTGAAGACCGGCGCGGCGACCACGCCCCCGTAATACTGCGGATGCGGCTGGTCTAGCATCACCACGACCACGATCTTCGGGTCTTTTGCCGGGGCGAACCCGACGAACGAGCCTATGAATTTGGAATGCGAATATGCGCCGTTCTCGATCTTCTGGGAAGTCCCTGTCTTTCCCGCGACATCATAACCCTCTACTTGCGCGAGCTTGCCGGTCCCGTCGGCTACGACGCCGCTTAATATATCCCTCATCGTCGCGGCCGTGCCCTCCGAGAGCGTCTCCCTTACGGCGGCCGGCGGGAATTCTTTTATTATTTCGCCGTGCTTGTCCTGTATAGCCTGGATCACGCGCGGCTTCACGAGTTTGCCGCCGTTGGCGATGACCGACATGGCGCACCCCATCTGCATCGGGGTGACGCTTATCTCCTGGCCCATCGGTATCGCGTATATCGATGTGCCGGACCATTGGGAAGGGGGCCGTATGAACCCGGGGACTTCGCCGGGCAGGTCGATACCGGTCATATCGCCGAACCCGAATTTCCTGACGTAGGTATAAAGGTTGTTCCCTCCGAGCTTTAAGGCGACCTTGACCGTCCCGATGTTGGATGACTTCTCGATTACCTCCCTGAAGGTGAGCCAACCGTGCCCGGTGTGGTCGTGCAGCACCTTTCCGCCGCCGTGGCTCCAGGCGCCGTTCTCGCAGAAGAACCTGTCCTTGAGGCCGACCTTCTTCTCCTCAAGCGCCGCCGATGCCGTGACTATCTTGAATATCGAGCCGGGCTCATACATATCGGTGACGGCCCGGTTGCGCCTGCTCTCCGCGCTTGCGCGCTGGAAAGCGTTAAGGTCGTAGGTGGGCCTGCTTGACATCGCGAGGATGTCGCCGTTATTCGGGTCCATGACGATTATGCACGCGCCTATCGGGTGGAATTTTTTCACGGCCCAGTCGAGCTCCCGCTCGGCGATATGCTGTATTATGTCGTCTATTGTGAGGACGAGGTCGAGGCCGTCTGCCGCGGGGTAATATTCGTACTCAAAGGACGCTATCTCGCGGCGGCGGGCGTCCCTGTAAGTGGCCCTGTATCCGGGCGAGCCTTTAAGGTACCCGTCGTCTTTGAGTTCGAGCCCCTCGAGGCCTTTGTTGTCGGTGCCTGCATAGCCGACTATCTGGCTGGCGAGGGAATTGTTCGGGTATACCCTCTTCGACTCCTTCAGGAAATCTATGCCTTTTATCTTGAGCGCCTTTACCCTGGCCGATTCGGCGGGGCTTAATTTGCGTTTGATCCAGACGAAACCCTTGTCCCTGTTTATCCGCTGGTAGACGAATTGTTCGCTCAGGCCCATCGCCTGGGCGAGCCTTTTCGCCGCGGCCTTCTTATCCGCTATCACCCTGTTGTCAGCGAAGACGGATTCCATGTTGAGCGAGACGGCCAACGGCCTCATGTTCCTGTCGTAGATAGTGCCCCGGGTAGGCTGGAGTTCTATTGCCGCAGTGTGCTGTTTCTTGGCTAGGAGGGTGAGGCTGTAGGACCTGGCGAGCTGAAGGTACAGAACGCGGATTAAAAGGATGCTTAATAAAATTATAAAAAAAGAAAATACCGCGTTTAGGCGGGTCTTGTGGGCTCTTGTATACACTTGTATCCTACCCTTGTTTTCGGCGGAAAACTATGGGTATGTATTAGTAGAAACTACGATTATTTAGCTAAATTTGCCTGCGCTTCCGGCCCTAAAGCGAATAGGCTGGCGGCCGTCTGGCGCATCTTTCCGAAGAAACCCGCGGTGCGGGTGATATCTTTCACGCCGGTCTCCCCTGTCCCTGACGAGACGAGGATCACGCGTTCCCTGGACGGGATCTCGAACTTCATTTGTTGTTTCGCGAGCAGGGTCCGCTCGAGCCTCGCCGGGGATTCCAGCTGCCTTACATTATATAGCAATATCTTACTGCGGTCAAGGAGGTCGGAATACATCTTGTCCTTGGCCTTTATATCGTAGCTAAGGCGCACCAGGGCCGTCTGCTGGAAGACATACACCAGCGCGACCATGGTCACTATAACTGTTGTCGACAAAAATTTGTATGTGCTCATTTAAAACCCCTAAACCCTTCTCGCGGCCCGCAGCTTCGCGCTCCGCGACCTCGGATTCTCCCCGATCTCCCCGTCCCCGGGGGTCAGGGGCTTCTTATTAAGAATATCCAAAACCTTATTCGCCTTGGCTTCCTTAAACTTGTTCTTTACGATCCTGTCCTCGAGCGAATGATACGAAATGACGCATATCGCTCCCGAGGAAGCCAACAGCCCTATCGCGTCATCCAGCGCTTTTCCGAGGGCCTCCAATTCGTCGTTGACCGCTATCCTCAGCGCCTGGAAAGTCCTCGTCGCCGGATGCACCCTCCCGTGTTTGCCTTTATAAGGGACGGCGCGCATGATGACATCGACGAGCTTGGCCGTCGTATCGATCCGGCCCTCCTTCCGCCGTTCGACGATCGCCTTCGCGATCCTGCGGCTGAACCTTTCCTCGCCGTATTCGTATATGATCCGGCTCAGATCGGCTTCAGGGTAGCGGTTAACCATTTCTTCCGCCGTCAATTCAGCCCCCTTGTCCATCCGCATATCCAGCGGAGCGTCGTAACGGAAGCTGAATCCCCTTTCGGCCTTGTCGAACTGCATAGAAGAAACGCCGAGATCCAACAAGATGCCGTCGGCTCTTTCGATATTCGATTTTTCAAAGATCGCTTTCAAGTCACCGAAGTTGCCTTGCATTAAAAGGATGTCAGTCTCCCCGAACCTCCTTAATCTCTCCTTAGCGATCTCAAGCGCTTCGCCGTCCCTGTCTATCCCTACCAATCTGCCGCCGGGGGTTATTTTCTCCAGTATCGCCTCGGCGTGTCCGCCGAGCCCGAGCGTGCAATCGACGATAGTCTTTCCCGGCGCCGGCGCGAGCGCCTCAATTACTTCTTTTAAAAGAACGGGCTTATGTATTATCTCCCCGCTAATTGCTTAGCCTTTCTCTTCCAGGTCCAGCAAATTCTCAGCGGTCTTCTCGAACGACGGCGCGGCGCCCTCGTAGTACTTGCGCCACTCCTCTTTCGACCATATCTCTATCCTGTTCGAGACGCCGACTATCATGACGTCCCGCTTTATCCCGGCATATTCTTTGAGGTACTGCGGGAGAAGGACCCTCCCCTGTTTGTCGCAGGTGATGTCGGCCGCGCCCGAAAAAAACAGGCGGTTGAATTTTCTCGAATCCGCCTTTGTGAACGACATCGACTTGAATTTTTGTTCCTGGGTCTTCCACTCCTCCTCGGTGAAGACGAAGAGGCACTTGTCCAGGCCGCGGGTGACGTAGAACTTTTCGGCGAACTGTTCCTTGAACACGTCGCGGAACTTGGAAGGTATGATGATCCTCCCCTTCCTGTCGATAGTATGTTCGTATTCGCCGTAGAACATCCGCCATCCCCCCGTAACCGTTTATAAAGAAATTAAAGGTTGTGGATCCCGAAATCTTAAAAAGGACCGGCTGGACCTTTTTCTCTTTGCCTTTCCCTCTCACGAGGGCTCCCCGACAAAGGCGAATTTGGAATCCACAACCTTATCCTCCACTTTGAACCACTTTACTCCACCTAACGATACAAAGTATATACCCTCCCTCCACCCTTGTCAAGGGAAAAAATTGCTATATGGCGGCAAATTCACGCAGCCATCCTGAATTAAGCCACGAACGGCGACTTGTCCTCTACGGGTCGCTGGCTCGCCCTGCGCGCTCGCTGCGCTTCGGGAAATTCTCGCTCTCCCTCGCTATTGCTCGGGAACCGTGCCCGCTCGAATTTCCCAATCCCTCCGAGGACAAAGATCACCGTTCTTGACGTACTTCCTGTGGATTTGCAATCGAGATTAGGCGAGTATTATGCGGGGTCTACGGCAGGACGACATGTCTTGACTTTTAAATATTCTTAATCCTAATTTCCGGTTAACTTTTTAAATCCAGAACCTTCCTTATCAATAACAGCAATATCCTTAAAATTTTTCGTAAAACAGAGGATTTTCGTGCTGTCTGGGGACCAAACAGGCTCACCTTGCATAGCTAAAACATCCTTTATTTTAATTTCTTTACCATCAACTACCTTATAAATACCAATTGGCCAACCACCCGACCATCTTCTATCACCATTTGGAGAGATAGCTGTAGGTTTTCCTAATTCTGTTTTTCCTAATAAGTTTCCATTAATATCTATCTGGCAGTACCCGCCTTTAATTAACCAAACCCAAAATTTATTGCCATCCGGATACCATGCCCCCTCCATTGCCCCATCCATCAACACCCTGTTCTCCGTACCATCAGAGTTAATAATCCATAGCTGGGAGGTAGAATATGTTTTGGTGAGTTTTTGTCTTGTCCCCCCTTTCCAAGTCTCCGATTCATAAAGGGAGTCGACTTCTCCTATGCTATAAAGAATCTTTGTGCCGTCCGGGGATATCCAGGCTTGGTGAACACCTACCTTATAGCTTCCGTTGACCAAGGCTGGTGAACCATCCAAATGCTTGGTTCTGTCTTTCTTGAAGAATATCATCTTAAAATCTGAGCCGTCTTTGTTCATAATATAGAGCCTGCCTCTGGTATCGACAAGGGCTATCTTGGTGCCATTTTTTGCCGAGGAAAGCTTCTCTATATCAAGCTCCTCTTTCTCGAAAGGCTTGATTAGCCTCGTCTTATCCGTATTGATGTTATAAGCGTAGACACCGGCCTCTCTCTTGACAAACACTTCGTCTGTTTGGTCGAACTGGGCGAAGATGCTTGATGAGCGTTTGTAGTAATCGGCTCTTTTTATATAGATTACTTCATCATTATTTAGCCAGTCCGGAGTAAAATAAAAGGTCAGGCTCTCATTGGCGCCGGCGGGAAAGGAGTCTTTGGCAATAGATTGACTGCAAAAAACTATAACGAATATAGAAATAAGCGATAAGAATAACATCGTTTTCATGAAATTTACCGTCCGGAGAATGGGGAGCCGCGCTCGGTGCGTTTGATGCCTTTGAGGGCGAGCTCGAGGATCGCTTCTGAATCGCAGAACTTCCTGGCGTCCTCTACGGAGATCTTCTTCTCGAGGCAGAACTTGGCGAGGCACTGGTCGAACGTCTGCATGCCGAAGAGGTTGCCCTCCTCGATATACTGCAGGAGCTCGTTCGTCTTTCCCTCCCTGATGAGGGAGGAGATCGTGGGGGTGAGAAGCATTATCTCGCAGGCGGGGATCCTCCCCTTTCCTTCTTTGATAGGGACGAGCCTCTGCGCGATGATGCCCTTAAGGAGCAGCGACAACTGCATCCTTATCTCTTCGTGCTGGTAAGGCGGATAAAAATTGACTACCCTTTCGACTGTCTGGGTCGCGTTGACCGAATGTATAGTCGATACGACCAACTGACCGGTCTCGGCCGCGTTCATCGCCGCGGTCATTGTATCCTGGTCGCGGATATTGCCTATGAATATGACGTCCGGACTCTGGTACATGACATGTTTAAGCGCATCGAGATATGACGGCGTGTCGATGCCGAGCTCCCTCTGCTCTATCAATGATCTCTTGTCGGTAAACGTGAACTCGATCGGGTCTTCGATAGTCACGACATGGCTGGGAAGGTTCTGGTTGATATATTCTATGATACTCGCAATGGTGGTCGACTTGCCGCTCCCGGTGGCGCCGGTCACGAGGATCAACCCGCGCTTCTCGACCGAAAGTTTCGTCAGGACTTTTGAGGGAAGGTTCAATTCATCGAACGAAAGTATCTTGCCCTTGATAAAACGGAAGACCGCGCCCGGCTTCCCGTCCTGGTGGAAGATGCTGCCCCTGAACCTGCCGATGCCCTCGACGTTCAACGCGAAATCTATCTCGCGATTGTCCTCGAAGGCCTTCTTCTGGCCTTCATTCAAGACCTCGTCGATCATCTTGCGTATATCTTTTTCGGCGAGGGGGTCCTGGCCCTGGGCCTTAAGCAGGCCGTCTATCCTAAAATTAATCGGGCTCCCGACCTTGAGAAAGATATCGGAAGCCCCCGTATCGACCATCGACCTGAAGATTGTCTTTATATCCATATAACCCCTGGATAAAATATCCTAAACGGCCTTGTCTTTGTTCTGCTCGACATATTCTTTTATCTTGTCGAGGAACGCCTTATCTATATCTGCGAACTTTATGCCCAGCCGGTACTTGCCGTCTTTGCCGGGGCGGCAATAACATACCTCGCCTTTTATCCTGGCAGGTTTCTCGGTCATGAATGCCGGGGCGTCCATATCGATCATCAACGCGGCGCCCTTGGGAATGAATATCGGGGAGACCGCCCCGATGCCGACGGCGCTTATATCTGCTATCACGGCTTTCTGCGGCTCGCGGAGGAACCTGATATTCCCCTTCCCTCCCGTATCCACATCGACCGTGAGAGTCGCGTTTATGCTTACGCGCGCGCCGGCGCGGCTTTCCATCCCCATCGGCATTTCCTTTTTAAAAAAATCGGGCAAGCCTGTAAGCCGAGTTTTGTCTCCTTGCGTTCTAACGCAAGGACGGTGGCCATCCATCTAGCCCCGCAGTTGCCTGCGGGATCATGCGGCCAACCCGCGCATCCACCCCTTGCGGGGACCGGGGCGAGCAACCCCGAAAGATGC
This window encodes:
- the murF gene encoding UDP-N-acetylmuramoyl-tripeptide--D-alanyl-D-alanine ligase; this encodes MYNTKDILEATGGQLANGGHEGVFSHISTDTRKIEKGSLFIAVKGPNFDGHDFVVEAAGKGAAGAVVSRDMPSPKAGFEVILVKDTVKALGGIAKFHRSRFDIPVIALTGSNGKTTTKDMLALILSAKYKVLKNEGTENNFIGVPLTLLKLNDRDEIAVIELGTNHAGEIGYLADIVQPNCGMILNAGPSHLEFFGSVDNVRKEKLDLIKRVGEAGSAVVNGDDEMLVITTRKMCDEVVTFGFNEDCDFVAGNVRESDCGINFTLNDTYLVKLRMLGRHNVHNAVAAIAVASLYGIEVKTAIKALEDFVLPKLRMEYEKCEGIDFIFDCYNSNPASLKSAVGTLRDMEPYKRKVLVAGDMLELGEAGPEFHREAGRFAAKSKISLLVSVGTLSGYILEGAQEEGLGGSSLLRFDNSVEAAKALKGILKQGDLVLVKGSRGMKMEEIKKCFTTCSTR
- a CDS encoding UDP-N-acetylmuramoyl-L-alanyl-D-glutamate--2,6-diaminopimelate ligase, whose product is MKLKDLLKDVEYKAQSEFPRGLDIDIKGVSSDSKTAGKDHLFIAVSGVNFDGHKFANEAVDKGASAVVLEKDTALPEGVARIFVRDSRAAAPKIANNFSGRPIEKLTCVGITGTNGKTTISYLMDSIISAAAHKAGIIGTISYRIGKRLIPATNTTPGPVELYGFMGEMVRNGSDYLVMEVSSHALDQNRVGGIDFSAAIFTNLTGDHLDYHKTFDGYFRAKSRLFEGLKDGAYAVINIDDEWGRKLVKASKGKVVTYGTKLVADYLASDIKLSLDGTRFTINSPKGGLKVNSKLIGLHNVYNMTAAAACGMSLGFLVDEVKSGLENLTAVPGRLEPVDCGQPFKIFVDYAHTDDALYNVLSALKPLIAKKIIVVFGCGGDRDRTKRPRMGKAASEMADLVIVTSDNPRSEEPEAIIAEITAGISKKNYKVVTDRLKAIEEALSAAREGDCVLIAGKGHETYQILKNTTVAFDDREIAKKICITQKIS
- a CDS encoding penicillin-binding transpeptidase domain-containing protein, giving the protein MYTRAHKTRLNAVFSFFIILLSILLIRVLYLQLARSYSLTLLAKKQHTAAIELQPTRGTIYDRNMRPLAVSLNMESVFADNRVIADKKAAAKRLAQAMGLSEQFVYQRINRDKGFVWIKRKLSPAESARVKALKIKGIDFLKESKRVYPNNSLASQIVGYAGTDNKGLEGLELKDDGYLKGSPGYRATYRDARRREIASFEYEYYPAADGLDLVLTIDDIIQHIAERELDWAVKKFHPIGACIIVMDPNNGDILAMSSRPTYDLNAFQRASAESRRNRAVTDMYEPGSIFKIVTASAALEEKKVGLKDRFFCENGAWSHGGGKVLHDHTGHGWLTFREVIEKSSNIGTVKVALKLGGNNLYTYVRKFGFGDMTGIDLPGEVPGFIRPPSQWSGTSIYAIPMGQEISVTPMQMGCAMSVIANGGKLVKPRVIQAIQDKHGEIIKEFPPAAVRETLSEGTAATMRDILSGVVADGTGKLAQVEGYDVAGKTGTSQKIENGAYSHSKFIGSFVGFAPAKDPKIVVVVMLDQPHPQYYGGVVAAPVFSRVVKDTLRYLEIKPQSITEVKRPVELQSIED
- the rsmH gene encoding 16S rRNA (cytosine(1402)-N(4))-methyltransferase RsmH: MSGEIIHKPVLLKEVIEALAPAPGKTIVDCTLGLGGHAEAILEKITPGGRLVGIDRDGEALEIAKERLRRFGETDILLMQGNFGDLKAIFEKSNIERADGILLDLGVSSMQFDKAERGFSFRYDAPLDMRMDKGAELTAEEMVNRYPEADLSRIIYEYGEERFSRRIAKAIVERRKEGRIDTTAKLVDVIMRAVPYKGKHGRVHPATRTFQALRIAVNDELEALGKALDDAIGLLASSGAICVISYHSLEDRIVKNKFKEAKANKVLDILNKKPLTPGDGEIGENPRSRSAKLRAARRV
- the mraZ gene encoding division/cell wall cluster transcriptional repressor MraZ, producing the protein MFYGEYEHTIDRKGRIIIPSKFRDVFKEQFAEKFYVTRGLDKCLFVFTEEEWKTQEQKFKSMSFTKADSRKFNRLFFSGAADITCDKQGRVLLPQYLKEYAGIKRDVMIVGVSNRIEIWSKEEWRKYYEGAAPSFEKTAENLLDLEEKG
- a CDS encoding PilT/PilU family type 4a pilus ATPase, with protein sequence MDIKTIFRSMVDTGASDIFLKVGSPINFRIDGLLKAQGQDPLAEKDIRKMIDEVLNEGQKKAFEDNREIDFALNVEGIGRFRGSIFHQDGKPGAVFRFIKGKILSFDELNLPSKVLTKLSVEKRGLILVTGATGSGKSTTIASIIEYINQNLPSHVVTIEDPIEFTFTDKRSLIEQRELGIDTPSYLDALKHVMYQSPDVIFIGNIRDQDTMTAAMNAAETGQLVVSTIHSVNATQTVERVVNFYPPYQHEEIRMQLSLLLKGIIAQRLVPIKEGKGRIPACEIMLLTPTISSLIREGKTNELLQYIEEGNLFGMQTFDQCLAKFCLEKKISVEDARKFCDSEAILELALKGIKRTERGSPFSGR
- a CDS encoding PilZ domain-containing protein; protein product: MGMESRAGARVSINATLTVDVDTGGKGNIRFLREPQKAVIADISAVGIGAVSPIFIPKGAALMIDMDAPAFMTEKPARIKGEVCYCRPGKDGKYRLGIKFADIDKAFLDKIKEYVEQNKDKAV